The DNA segment AGGTGGTCGAGGTCGGACGCGACGTCGAGACCCTGGCGGTCGGCGATCGCGTCGTCGTCCCCTTCACGATCAGCTGTGGCTCGTGTTGGTTCTGCGGACGAGACCAGTACTCGCTCTGTGACAACTCCAACCCGAACGCCGAGATCGCCCGCAAGATGATGGGCCAGTCGCCGGCCGGCCTGTTCGGCTTCTCGCACATGCTCGGCGGCTACGCCGGCGGCCAGGCGGAGTACCTGCGGGTGCCGTACGCGGACGTCGGACCCGTAAAGGTCGACTCCGATCTGCCCGACGAGCAGGTGCTCTTCCTCTCGGACATCTTCCCGACGGGCTACATGGCCGCCGAGAACGCCGACATCGAGGAGGGGGACACGGTCGCGGTCTGGGGCTGTGGGCCGGTCGGGCAGTTCGCCATCCAGAGCGCCTGGATGCTCGGCGCCGGCCGGGTGGTCGCGATCGACCGGGTGGCCGAACGCCTCGAGATGGCACGACAGCACGGCGACGCGGAGGTCATCGACTACGAGGAGGAGGACGTCTACGACCGACTGATGGCGATGACCGGAAACCGCGGGCCGGACCGGTGTATCGACGCGGTCGGGACCGAGGCCCATGGGACGGGTCTCGACGGCTTCTCCGATCGGGTTCGGGAGGGAGTGAAGCTCCAGGACGATCGGCCGTACGTGCTCCGCGAGGCGATCAAATGTTGTCGGAAGGGCGGCACGCTCTCGGTCCCTGGCGTCTACATCGGCCGCGCGAACGTCCCGATGGGGCCGCTGATGAACAAGGCGCTGACGGTGAAGACGGGCCAGACGCACGTCCAGCGCTACCTCGACCCGCTGTTGGAGCGGATCGAGTCGGGCGAGATCGACCCCTCGTTCGTCATCAGCCACCAGGTCTCGCTGGAGGACGGACCGGAGATGTACGAGACCTTCAATCGGAAGGACGACGACTGCATCAAGGTCGTGATGACCCCCTGAGGGGCCGAGACGGGGGCGCCCTCGGTCGAACGACGCGGGAGCGCCGCCGGATCGGTCCGCGGACTCCCTACGGCCCCGCGGGTCCCCGCGCTCACGACGGTCCCTCGCGTCCGGCGGCGACCGCGTGCTCGCGGATCGCCGGCGATCTACCCCCGTCGTTCCCGTTCTAGCGTCTCCTCCACCGCCTCGAGACGGTTCGCGAGCCTGAACTCCCCGTATCCCGCGACGGCCATCCGCGCGTCGCGAACCGTCGTGATCATCTCGTGGACGGTCATGTCATCCATGTATCCGTTCAGGCGCGACGGGGTTACTAACCTTCCGTCGGTGGCTGCTCCCGCGGGACGAGGCGACACCCGTTTAGGCGCGCCGGCCACAGGTCAGCCATGAGCCTGCGCGTGACCTTTCTGGGCACTAGCGGCGCGGTCCCCACAGCCGGTCGCAACCCCAGCGCGATCCACCTCAAGCGGGAGGGCGAGGAGTTCCTGTTCGACTGCGGCGAGGGGACCCAGCGACAGATGATGCGCTTCTCGACCGGCTTCTCGATCTCGCGGATCTTCCTCACCCACCTCCACGGCGATCACGTCCTCGGTCTGCCGGGCCTGCTCCAGACGCTCGACTTCAACGACCGGGTCGAACCGCTGACGATCCACACCCCCCGCGGGACGGCGGGGAACGTCCGCCGACTGATCACGGCGCTCGACACCGCGCCGGGGTTCCCCCTCGAGATCGAGGAGGTTCGCGCCGGCGAGGTCGTTCACGAGGGCGAGGCCTACGAGGTCCGCACCTTCTCGACGGACCACCGCACCCACTCGGTGGGCTACGCGCTGGTCGAATCCGAGAGAAAGGGCCGGTTCGACCGCGAACGCGCCGAGGAGCTCGGCGTACCCGTGGGCCCGGCGTTCGGCCGGCTCCACGCGGGCGAGTCCGTCGAACTCGAGGACCGCGTCGTCGAGCCAGAGGAGGTCGTCGGGCCGCCCCGGCCGGGCCGACGGGTCGTCTACACGGGCGACACCCGGCCGACCGACGCGACGCTCGAGGCCGCCGCCGGAGCCGATCTGCTGATCCACGACGCGACGTTCGGCGACGACTGGGCCGAGCGCGCCCGCGAGACGGGTCACTCGACGGCCCGCGAGGCCGGCGAGCTCGCGAGCGAGGCGGGGGTCGAACGCCTCGCGCTGACCCACGTCTCCTCGCGCTACGCGGGCGACGTCTCCCGGCTCGCGAGCGAGGTCCGCGAGGCGTTCGACGGAGCGTTCGTCGCCGAGGACGGCCAGCGGATCGACGTGGCGTACCCCGAGTAGCCGCCGGTCGGACTCGCCGTATCGTTAATGTGGGTCGCCCCCCTACCACCGGTCGTGAGCGCGCGAACGAGTGCCCTCGACACGCTGATTTTCGGCGTCGACGTCCAGAGCGGCGACGTCCGCGGCGACGCCCCCTCCTACGCCGTCGTCGCCTTCGACGGCGAGAACCTCGACCGCGACGTCGTCTCGCTTCGAAAGCTCCGCCGGCTGATCGACCGCGAGGAGCCCGCGATCGTCTCGACCGACAACGTCTACGAGCTCGCCGCCGACAAGGACGCGCTGGTCCACCTCCTCCGAGAACTGCCCTCGGGGACGAAGCTCGTCCAGGTCACCGGCGCCGAGCGCCCCGAGCCCCTCTCACGGGTGGCCTCGCGCCACGGCGTCCCCTACGGCAAGGAGCCGATGAAGGAGGCCGAGGCCGCCGCACGGCTGGCAGCGGGCAACGTCGGCCACGAGGTGAGCGCTTTCACCAACACCACGCGGGTGAAGGTCGCCCGCGGCCGCTCAACCGGGAAGGGCGGCTGGAGCGAGGACCGCTACACTCGCCGGATCCAGGGGGCGGTGAAGCGGGCGGCCCGCGAAGTGGAGTCCGCGCTCGAGGAGGCGGGACTGGCGTACGAGGCCGACGTCACCGAGAAGTACGGCGGCTACTCGAACGCGATCTACTCCGTCGAGGCAACTCCCGACGAGATCCCCGTCTCGACGCGGCGCTCGGGCGACACGCGCGTCGAGATCGAGCGCGAGCGAACGGACGGCATCGAGTTCGAGCCGCTCGCGAAGCGGCGCGACTACGTGCTCGTCGGCGTCGATCCCGGCACTACCACCGCGGTGGCGATCGTCGGCATCGACGGCGAGGTGCTCGACGTCCTCAGTACCAGAACGGCCGACACCGCCGCGGTCATCGAGTGGATCGTCGAGCGGGGCCGGCCCTTTCTCGTCGCCGCGGACGTCACCCCGATGCCCAACACCGTCGAGAAGCTGCGCCGGAGCTTCGACGCCGCCGGGTGGACGCCCGAGACAGATCTGCCGGTCGACGAGAAACAGCACCGAACCCGCGAGGTGGGCTACGACAACGATCACGAGCGCGATGCGATCGCCGCGGCGCTGTTCGCCCACGACGCCAACGCCGAACGGTTCGAGCGCATCGCGCACAAGACCCCCGCGCGGATCGACCGCGGCGAGGTCACCGCCCGCGTCGTCGGCAACGACGAGCCGATCGAGCGCGTGCTCGACTCCTACCGCGAGGACGACGAGCCCGACGAGGTTGAGGAGGACGGGTCCGAGGAGCACGAACGGAGCCCCGAGCGGCGGCGGATCGCGGAGCTGGAGACGCGCCTCGAGCGCCTCCAGTCACACCTCTCGGAGGTCCGCGAGACGGTCGAGCAACGGGACGAACGGATCGACGAGCTCGAGACCGAGCTCTCGGCGGCGCGAAGCGAGGAACGAAAGGAGGTCCGCGAGCGCCGCGCGGTGACCCGGCTGGAGCGCGAGAACGATCGTCTGGAACGCGAGCGCGACGAACAGCGCGAGGCCCGCGAGGCGCTCGAGGAGAAGCTCGAGCGCCTCAAGGCGCTCTGGAAGCTCGATCACTCGAACTTCTCGGACGTCGACGGCGAGGAGCGCGATCTGGTGGCGGTGAAGCCGATAGAGAAGTTCACCCTCGGCGCGATCGAGGACGCGGAGGAGAGCTATGGGCTGGCGAGGGGCGACGTGATCTACCTGCGCGATGCCAGCGGCGCGGGCCGGCGGACCGCCGAACGCCTCGCCGACGTCTCACCGCGGGTCGTGCTCAAGGAGGGCGGTCTCTCCGAGGTCGCCGACGAGGTGCTCTTCGAACACGAGATCCCCGTCGGACCGGCCGACGACGTCGCGATCCGCGAGGTGGACGAGCTCGCCGTTGCCCGGGAGAGCGACGTCGAGCAGGTCGTCGAGGACTGGCACGAACGCGCCGAACGGCGCCACCGCGATCGGAACGCCGAGATGGTCGACCAGCTCATCAGCGAGCACCGCGCCGAGAGCGGTTAGAACGGCCCGCCGCCGCCCATCCCGAACGTCGCGAGCATCCCGGAGACGAGCGACTTCGCCGCGAGGCCGAGACCGGCGAGCACTAGCGCCAGCCCGCCCGCGACGAGCAGGCTCTCGACGGCGATGAGCGCCAGTCCGGCGATCACCAGGACGATTCCGACGACTCCGAGCGCGCCGAGTCGGTCGAACATGTCGGTGCTGGACGCGCGGCGGCCATAAGCCCGCCGTTCGTGGCGCGTCGCGTCGGTCGCGTCCTCCGGCGGATTTAACAGTCGGCCGACCGAAGCTCGATCCATGAGCGACGACGGAAGCGGGGGGCGGAAGAACCTCCGAATGCCCGACGACGACGAGGTGTTCGCCACCGTGGAGAACATGCTCGGCGCCAACAGGATCAAGGTCCGGTGTGCCGACGGCAAGGAGCGGACCGCGCGGATCCCGGGTCGGATGCGAAAGCGGATCTGGATCCGCGAGGACGACGTCGTGCTGGTCGAGCCGTGGGACTGGCAGGACGAGAAGGCCGACGTCACCTGGCGCTACGAGAAGAGCGACGCCGACCAGCTCAGGCGGGAAGGCCACATCCAGTAGAGCAACGGGAGGCCGACGGTCGAACCCGTCCGATGCCGCTTGCCTCACGTGGACGGCCGGCCGGGGCTCGTCCGACGGGCCACGAGCGCGCCTCGGTGTCGCGCACTTTTATCGCTGGGTCCCCACACGTTCACCATGAGCGACATCGAGGGCGAGTTCGGCCTGCTCGATCCTGAGGGGGCGGAGGGCGTCGGCGACGAGTGGGAGGAGATCGACGTCAGCGATACGGAGGCGGACCGCGTCGCCCGAAAGCGCGACCGGAAGTTCGACACGTTCAGAAAGCGCCTGAAGGACGCCGACCAGTTCAAGGTCGAGGCGTCGGTGTTCGACGACGCCACCCTGGGGGCGCTCTACCGGCTGGTCCAGCACGGCCACGTCCAGGCGTTCGGCGGGCCGATCTCGACGGGCAAGGAGGCGAACGTCTACACCGCGATGGGTAGTGAGGAGCGCGGCGAGGTCGCGGTAAAGGTCTATCGGATCAACGCGAGCGACTTCAAGGACATGCGCGAGTACCTCGTGGGCGACCCCCGGTTCGAGGAGCTCGGCGGCGATAAGAAACGCGTCGTGCTCGCCTGGACCAGAAAGGAGTTCGCGAACCTCCAGCGCGCACGCAAGGCGGGCGTGCGGGTACCCGAACCGATCGCCGTCGAACGCAACGTGCTGGTGATGGAGTACATCGCGACCGACGGCGATCGGGCGAGGCGGCTCAACGAGGTCCACATCGAGAACCCCGCCACCGCCTACAACGTCGTCCGCGAGTACATGCGCCGGCTCGACGACGCCGGGCTGGTCCACGGCGATCTCTCGGAGTACAACATCGTCTTCCACGAGGGCCAACTCGTCTTCCTCGACATGGGGCAAGCGGTGACGGTTCACCACCCCAACGCCGAGGAGTTCCTCCGCCGCGACTGTCGCAACGTCGCGGCCTTCTTCGCTCGACAGGGCCTCGAGACCGACGCCGACGACCTCTACGCCTTCGTCACCGGCGAGAGCGAGTAGCGTTGCGCTCCTCTCGACCCGGACCCATAGATACTCCTACCTCGCAGTGATACCCCATCACATGTTCGACGCGACGCGAACGTCACGGGCCGACGGACGACTCCAAGAGGGGGTCGAAGCGTGAGCGACGAGACGTACCTCGACCGACTGGTGAACGAGGAGGCGCTTCGGTCGTACCTCGAGGAGGCGTTAGGGTCGACCGACGAGTTCTCGATCCAGCGCCACGCCGAGGGCCACTCCAACGAGACGCTGTTTCTGACGTGGGGTGAGCGAGAGCTGGTGCTCCGCCGGCCGCCGCCGGGCGAGACCGCCGACACCGCACACGACGTCCTGCGCGAGTACCGCGTGATGGACGCCCTCCAGGACACCGAGGTGCCGATGCCGACGACCGTGCTGGCCTGCGAGGATCACGACGTGCTGGGCAGCGACTTCTACCTCATGGAGCGGCTCCCGGGCGACGTCATCAGAGGCGAGGAGCCCGAGCGATTTGCCGATCCCGACCACCGCGAGCGGATCGGCGAGGAGCTGGTCGACACCCTCGCGGCGATCCACGGAGTCGACCACGAGGCGGTCGGTCTCGACGGGTTCGGCCGGCCCGCCGGGTTCACCGAACGCCAGGTCGAACGCTGGGGCAAACAGATCGACTGGGCCGCCGAGACCACCGCAGAGCGCCGCGAGGTGCCGGAGCTGGATCGGGTCGGCGAGTGGCTCGAGGCGAACGTTCCTGACGACTACCCCCACACGCTCGTCCACGGCGACTACAAGCTCGACAACGTCTCCTTTGCGCCCGGGACCCCGCCCGAGATCGGCGGCGTCCTCGACTGGGAGCTGAGCACGCTCGGCGATCCCTTCACCGACCTGGGCTGGATGCTCTCGTTCTGGCACGACGCCGACGACCCCGAGCCGGCGATCCCCGAGCTCTATCCTACGTTCATGGCCCACGAGGACTACTCGACGCGCGAGGAACTCGTCGCGCGCTACGAGGACGCAACCGGTTACGAGTTCGAGCACGACCGGTTCTACCGGGCGCTCGCGGTCTACAAGATGGCGGGTCTGGGCGAGATGTTCCTCGCGCGCTACATGAACGGCGACAGCGACGACGACCTCTATCCGCAGATGGAGGAGGCGGTCCCGCGGCTCGCGGAACGGGCGCTCGAGATCATCGAGGACGAGGACTGAGGACGGGGACGAGCGAGAACGTTTAAACCGGCCCAGCCAGTAGGAATCCGTATGAATCACGTGACGATTCCGCAGGACCGCATCGGCGCACTCATCGGTGCGGGCGGGGAGACCCTGCGCGAGATCGAACGGAAGGCGGAGGTTCGCCTCGACGTCGATTCGGAGAACGGGTCGGTTCGCATCGAGAACGTCGGCGACCCCCTCTCCGGGCTGAAGGGTCCCGAGATCGTCCGCGCCATCGGTCGCGGGTTCCCCCCCGAGGACGCCCTCTCGCTGCTCGAGGACGACATGATGATGCTCGATATCATCGACGTGGACGCCGCGAGCCGGAACAAGAACGACCTCCAGCGCAAGAAGGGCCGGCTCATCGGCGAGGGCGGGCGGACCCGCGAGCTGATGGAGGAACTCTCGGGCGCGCGCGTCGTCATCTACGGCTCGACGCTCGGCGTCATCGGCACGCCCGAACGGGTCTCGATGATCCGGGAGGCCGCCGAGATGCTGCTCGAGGGCGCCCCCCACGGTGCGGCCTACTCCTTCCTCGAGCGCAAGCACAACGAGCTCAAACGCGAGGAGCTCGACTACCACCGGTTCTCCGGCGGCGAGTCCGCGTAGTGTAGTATATAAAACTATGTGGCATTCTATGTCACGACGCGACCTCGTCGGTAGCGTGACCGTTCTCGTACCTGCCTTCGTTACTTTTATATAGAATACCAAACAATCCTCTCCTGTCATGGCACAGCAGATGGGTAATCAGCCCCTCATCGTACTCTCCGACGACAGTCAGCGTACCTCCGGACGCGACGCACAGTCGATGAACATCACGGCGGGCAAGGCGGTCGCCGAGTCCGTCCGTACGACGCTCGGCCCGAAAGGGATGGACAAGATGCTCGTCGACAGCGCGGGCTCGGTCGTCGTCACCAACGACGGCGTGACCATCCTCAAGGAGATGGACATCGAGCACCCCGCCGCGAACATGATCGTGGAGGTCGCCCAGACCCAGGAGGACGAGGTCGGCGACGGCACCACGTCGGCGGTCGTCGTGGCCGGTGAGCTCCTCAAACAGGCCGAGGACCTGCTCGATCAGGACATCCACGCGACCACCCTCGCGCAGGGCTACCGACAGGCCGCCGAACGCGCGAAGGAGGTCCTCGACGAGATCGCGATCGACGTCGACGCCGACGACACCGACATCCTCACCCAGATCGCCGCGACGGCGATGACGGGCAAGGGTGCGGAGAACGCCCGCGACGTGCTCGCGGAGCTCGTCGTCGACGCCGTCCGCAACGTCGCGGACGACGACGAGATCGACACCGAGAACGTCAAGATCGAGAAGGTCGTCGGTGGCGCGACCGAGGACTCGGAGCTCATCGAGGGCGTCATCGTGGACAAGGAGCGCGTCCACGACAACATGCCCTACTTCGCCGAGGACGCGAACATCGCGCTACTGGACACCGCCCTCGAGGTGAAGGAGACCGAGATCGACGCCGAGGTCAACGTCACCGACCCCGATCAGCTCCAGCAGTTCCTCGACCAGGAGGAGAAGCAGCTCAAGGAGATGGTCGAGCAGGTAAAGGAGACGGGCGCGGACGTCGTCTTCGCCGGCAAGGGCATCGACGACATGGCCCAGCACTACCTCGCCCAGGAGGGCATCATCGCCGTGCGCCGCGCGAAGTCCAGCGACCTGCAGCGGCTGGCCCGCTCGACCGGCGGCCGCGTCGTCTCGAACGTCGGTGATCTCGAGGAGGACGACCTCGGCTTCGCCGGCTCGGTCGCCCAGAAGGACATCGGCGGCGACCAGCGCATCTTCGTCGAGGACGTCGAGGACGCGAAGAGCGTCACCCTCGTCCTCCGCGGCGGCACCGAGCACGTCGTCGACGAGGTCGAGCGCGCCATCGAGGACTCGCTGGGCGTCGTGCGCGTCACCCTCGAGGACGGCAAGGTGCTGCCCGGTGGCGGCGCCCCCGAGGTCGAACTCGCGCTCCAGCTCCGTGACTTCGCCGACAGCGTCGGCGGCCGCGAGCAGCTCGCCGTCGAGGCGTTCGCCGACGCGCTCGAGGTCATCCCGCGCACGCTCGCGGAGAACGCGGGCCTCGACCCCATCGACTCGCTGGTCGACCTGCGCAGCCAGCACGACGGCGGCACCACGCAGGCCGGCCTCGACGCCTACTCCGGCGACGCCATCGACATGGAGAGCGAGGGCGTCGTCGAACCGCTGCGCGTGAAGACCCAGGCCATCGAGAGCGCCACCGAGGCCGCCGTGATGATCCTGCGCATCGACGACGTCATCGCCGCGGGCGACCTCTCGGGCGGTCAGGTCGACGCCGACGACGGCGGCGACGACATGCCCCCGGGCGGCGGTGGCATGGGCGGCGGCATGGGCGGAATGGGCGGCGGCATGGGCGGTATGGGCGGAATGGGCGGCGCGATGTGAAGTAGGCTCACGCCCTACCACCCAGTCGACCGACGAACCGACTTCTTCCCGTTTTCACCCGAGCAGCGACGCGCCCGTCACTCGAGACGTGCGTTCGTGGTACGTCCCCGGTCCCAGAATGCGACGTTCAGCGGCGCAGCGAAGCACCGATCAGCACCGCGCCGAGCAACAGCAACGCGACCGGAACTCCCGGCACGGCGGCGTGGGTCGTACACTCGTTGATTCCGCCGTCGGGCGTGTAAACGACCTCGCTGCCCTCGAACGCGTAGAGCGCGGGTCCGTCCGCGAGTCCCGCGTAGCCGACCTCCGTACATGCCGTCAGCGGAAGGGACGGGAACAGCGCGACGAAGGCGAGCAGCACTGCCGTCGCGAGCAACAGGGCGGTGATTCCCGTCTGGAACGTCAGCTCTCCCATGGGTCGTACGAACGGTCCCCGGGGACGTGTAGCTAGGGGGATCTACTCGTCGACGTCGAGCGCGAACTGGCGGTTCTCGATCGCCGCGTTCAGGACGACGCTCGTGTTCGACTCGCGGATGTCCGGGTCGACCAGGAGCGACTTGATTCCCTCGTTCATCTCGTCTGTGTCCCTGAACTTCCCGATCGCGATGATGTCGTAGTCGCCGGTGACCTCGTAGACGCTGAGCATCTGCTCGTGTTCCCGCAGACGATCGGTCACGTCCGGCAGCGCGTTACCCTCGACCTTCAGCTGGAGGATCGCGGTCACGTCGTAGCCGAGCATCCCGTAGTCGATCTTCGGGGTATACCCCGTGATCGCGCCTTCCTCCTCGAGCGCCGAGAGGTGGTTCGAGACCGTCGTCACGGAGACGCCGAGCTGCTCGGCGAGGCTGCGGAGGCTCGCCCGGCCGTCGTCCAGTAGAGCGTTCACCAATTTCGAGTCGAGATTTTCGTACGTCATACATCGACTCTACCTCCCTACTCATTAGAAGTTTACGAATATCCAGTTACGATCGTCCATCGGAATACTTGCGCAGAGCGATAACGTTTTAGTATAAACGATATACAGTCAAGGTGTCGAGAACGATGGCAAACGGAAATCTAACATCTGAAGAGGAATCGGTACTGGAGCGCATCGACGAGGAGAACGTCAAGTTCCTTCGGCTTCAGTTCACCGACATCACGGGTACGGTCAAGAACGTCGCGATCCCCGCGAGCCAGGCCGAGAAGGCCTTCGACGAGGGGATCTGGTTCGACGGCTCCTCGATCGAGGGGTTCGTCCGGATCCAGGAGTCGGACATGCGCCTCGAGCCCGACCCGACCACCTTCGAGATCCTCCCCTGGAGATCGAACGGCGACGACGACTACGCGAGCGCACGGCTGATCTGTGACGTCGTCAACACCGACGGGTCGCGCTTCGACGGCGGTCCGCGCCAGGTGCTCAAGCGCGTCCTCGAGAAGGCCGACGAGATGGGCTACACCGTCAGCATCGGCCCCGAACCCGAGTTCTTCCTGTTCAAGACCGACGAGGAGGGCAACGCGACGACGATCCCCCACGACAAGGGCGGCTACTTCGACCTCGCGCCGAAGGACCTCGCGAGCGACGTCCGCCGGGACATCATCTTCGCGCTCGAGGACATGGGCTTCGAGGTCGAGGCCAGCCACCACGAGGTCGCGGAGGGCCAACACGAGATCAACTTCAAGTACGAGGACGCGCTGGCGGCGGCCGACAACATCGCCACGTTCCGTTCGGTCGTTCGGGCGGTCGCCGCGCAGAACGACCTGCACGCGACGTTCATGCCCAAGCCGATCGCCGAGATCAACGGCTCGGGGATGCACACCCACATCAGCCTGTTCGACGAGGACGGCAACGCCTTCGCCGACGAGGACGACGAGTTCAACCTCTCGGAGGTCGCCTACCAGTTCATGGGCGGCATCCTGAACCACGCCGAGGCGTTCGCCGCCGTCACCAACCCGACGGTCAACTCCTACAAACGGCTGGTTCCGGGCTACGAGGCGCCGGTCTACATCGCCTGGTCGGACGTCAACCGCTCGGCGCTCATTCGGGTCCCCGACGCGGCGGGCGCGAGCTCGCGCTTCGAGGTCCGTAACCCCGACCCGTCGTGCAACCCCTACCTCGCCCTCGCGGCGATCATCGGTGCGGGACTGCACGGCATCGAGACGGACGCCGATCCCGGTTCGCCCGTTCGTGAGGACATCTACGAGTTCGACGACGCGAAGCGCGAGGAGTACGGCATCACGACGCTGCCGCCGAACCTCACCACCGCCGTCGACGCCCTCGAGGCCGACGAGGTCATCACCGACGCGCTCGGCGATCACGTCACCGAGAAGTTCATCCAGGCCAAGCGCGCCGACTACGCCGACTACAAGACCCACGTCAGTAGCTGGGAGACCGAGAAGTACCTCGAGAAGTTCTGAGCTGAGTCCCGACCCTCCGAATCGTCCCCCTGTGCTCTCCTCCGTCGTGTTCCCGTCCTCGACCGTCGGTTGGTCCACCCCGCCGTCCGGACGACCTCGGCGTCCCGAACGTACACCGTTCTAGAGAGGTGACGTCGTCCACGGCGGTTCACTCACCGCCGGTCGGATCGGAAGCGCGACTGTATCACGTGCGACCGGAGTCCGATCCCGTGGCGGATCCGTTCGTCGTCGGAACACGGACCATACAGGTGCTAGATTTCCAGGTGACTCGAACGGGCATCGTGGACGCCGAGGTGGCCCGTGAGGCGGGCTTCGATCCCGTCTCAGCGTTCGTCACGACCATCGCTCGCGTCCCCTACTACTCGGGCTGGTCGCGTATGGTGGTCCACGCGACCGCCGACGTCGACACCGGCCGGCTCATCGGTCAACGCCGTCGTCGCCCGATCACCGCGGGGATGACGGCACGGGAGGTCGGCTCGCTCGACTTCGGCTACGCGCCGCCGTTCGGGCCGGTGTGGGATCCCGTACTCGGCGTTGCGAAGGTGCTCGACGAGAAGCCCACGTGAGCGACTCACCGGTCTCCAGAACGGGAGGTATACGACTTCGGCCGTCGGGTCGCCGACCGATCACTCGCCGCGCCAGGTGAGGATGGCGTCGCGGACCCGTCCGGGGACGCCGAGGACTCCGAAGCCGGCCCCGACCATCACCATCAGCACGTAGAGGCCGAGCGTCGAGAGCCAGAGCACGAGCATCGCGGCGATCGCCCAGCCGCCGGCGAGGAAGTAGAAGGCGCCGAGGGTCATTGCGGTGCCGTACAGCAACACGAGATACGGTCCCCAGCCACGCGCGTGGCCACGGCGCATGCGCTTTCTGACGTAGCTCTTGAGGTCCGACTCGACCTCCTCCCTGTTCATCGTTCTGTCCTCGACGTCGGACTGGAAGTCGTCGAGGTCCGTCCGGAGCGAGCGGAGTTCGTCCTGGAGGCCGACGACGTCGGGCGCGGGTCCGCGCTTGCCCGTCCCGGCCTCGTCGTGGGCCGTGCGGGTCGAGTCGGTCGCCTCCCCGCTCTCTCCGCCGATATCGGGGCTCGACCCCCGCGGCGAGTCGGTCGTCTCCTCGCCCTTGCCGATCCCGCGGTCCGTCTCGTCCGTCGCATCGGACGTCACCGCACTCGCCGCGTCGTCGGACTCCAGTGGCGTGCGTTCTGAGGCCTCTACTTCGCCGTCGGGTGCGTCGTTGTCACGAACCATGAGTACGTAGTTGAGCACTGCGCCGAGGATGATGACGATGCCGCCGATGTAGAGCCAGGTGAGCAACAGGAGGATCGCGCCGACGACGCCGTAGGCGTCGTACTGGCCGGCGTTCGAGGCGTAGATGCCGAACAGGGACTGCAGGATCGACCAGCCGGCTCCCGTGAGAACGGCGCCGGGGAGCGCCTGGCGGACCGTCAGCCCGTCGACGTCGGGCAGGACGTAGTGAACGGGCAGGAAGACGACCGAGAGCGCGATGAGCACGAGAAGCGGGGTCAGCGAGATGAAGGGGAGATCCGGAATGAGGACGGTGAGCGTTCCGAGCGCGAGCATCCCGAGCACCGCGATCAGGATCGCGCCGAACACCAACAGCGCGTTCACAAACTGCCCCAGGATCGACTTCTCGAGTCCCGAGCCGTAGACGATCGAGAACGCGATGTCGAGCCCGCGAAAGAGCTTTAGTGCGCTCCAGAGCAGGACGACGAACCCCGCGACCGTCGCTCCGGCTCGCCCCTCCTCGCCGGTGATCGCACCCCTGATCGCCTCCTGTCCGGCCGGCGCGAGGTACGTGCTCGACTGATCGACGACCTGGTTCGCGAGCTCCTGGCCACCGAAGATCGAGACGACGAGAAACAGGAAGAGCAACAGCGGGATCAGCGAGATGAACGCGTAGTAGGCGATGCTCGCCGCCAGGAAGGTGATCTCGTCTTCCTGCGCCTCTTCGACGACCCTCCGTCCGATGGCGACACCGCTCCCGACTCGACTCACACCCGCACTGCGGCCGGCAGCCACATATA comes from the Halalkalicoccus sp. CG83 genome and includes:
- a CDS encoding YihY/virulence factor BrkB family protein gives rise to the protein MSRVGSGVAIGRRVVEEAQEDEITFLAASIAYYAFISLIPLLLFLFLVVSIFGGQELANQVVDQSSTYLAPAGQEAIRGAITGEEGRAGATVAGFVVLLWSALKLFRGLDIAFSIVYGSGLEKSILGQFVNALLVFGAILIAVLGMLALGTLTVLIPDLPFISLTPLLVLIALSVVFLPVHYVLPDVDGLTVRQALPGAVLTGAGWSILQSLFGIYASNAGQYDAYGVVGAILLLLTWLYIGGIVIILGAVLNYVLMVRDNDAPDGEVEASERTPLESDDAASAVTSDATDETDRGIGKGEETTDSPRGSSPDIGGESGEATDSTRTAHDEAGTGKRGPAPDVVGLQDELRSLRTDLDDFQSDVEDRTMNREEVESDLKSYVRKRMRRGHARGWGPYLVLLYGTAMTLGAFYFLAGGWAIAAMLVLWLSTLGLYVLMVMVGAGFGVLGVPGRVRDAILTWRGE